AAGACTACCTGAAGCAGTTAGACAACTTCAACGCTAAAGGAAAATCCGGAAAGAAGATTCGCATCGATGAAGTCGTTGTTATTCATGACGACAACACGAAACGACTCATGTGGAAGGTCGGAGTAGTTAAAGAACTCATTTCCAGCAAGGATGGACTAATCTGTTCCGTCATCTTGAAAACCCCCAATGGCAATCTAATCAACAGACCAATTCAGAGTCTTCATCCTCTACAATTGCGTGAAGATCAAGATGAGGAATTGGAGACGGCCGGTCAGGAGCTGGAGACGGAACACGAACAGGTGCCGGAACCAGAGGCAGAAGGCGATCCAATCCATCCAGCACTGGATCTCGAAGAATCCGACCCTAACGTCGTCGCGGAGGTCGAGCCGGATAACATGGGCTCTGGCGGGGAGTATGTTGGGAATATAATACCCCCAACAGCGACGACGAGGTCGGGTAGAACCATCCGTCTCCCCCGACGTCTGCAACACTACTATTTGTAGGGGCCTCCGTAAGGTGGCCCCCTTTTTCTATGTTTTTGCTCCTACTATTTAGTGTTGTATCTCCCGCCTACGCTAGTGTAAGCCCTTTTTTGTCCTAACTTAGTCCAGCGACAAATACACCTGAGAAGCCCACGCAGAGTGTTCTTCATTTCTCATTTTCCAAAGGTATTGAACGGTCCGGACACGCCAAAAAAAAGTCCAATATCTTTCAAGACGTACGTACGAGTCAAGAAAAAACGACTGGTGTTCTGTTTATGCACATAAGGCATTAAGTTTAAATACAATTAAGTGTTCCGAAATACTTCTTTCGGAAATACATTCAAAACGGCCTTGAAAGCAAAGTTAAGGAAAAAATCACGTTTGTTTTAACCTTAAAAATTTAGGGGCATTTACCCACCACTCCACAAGACTCTGTATCTATATAATTTTAGACATGGTTTGGAGCTcttaattttacaaaaatgtaTAGATAAAGGTAGACAATTAATGGTCTTTCAGTAGGTAAAAACCACTGAAAAATAAAGGATCTTAAAATGACacttaattttgaaaaaagagacTTAACGTTTGGCTTCCCCTACTGAAGCCAAGTTTCATACCTATCCTATCGATTttagatattgaaaaaatttttaaagtacGACATACGACTTTTTAAGTATTAATAAAAGCGTTTTAAGTGTTTAATATATATTCAAGTATCCTGGGTAGCATATCTATAGTACTATAAGGACTAATATTACTTATTATTCCTACTTTGACAATCGTTTCACCTTGGTATTTGAAATGGAAAATCTTTTAAAGTGCCTAAACTGTCAGggtttatttaaaatgaacGTACAATAAGTTATTTTAATCAtatgaaaatttattcatcAGTTGAACTGTAAAAAAATgaccttttatttttaggtAATATgcaaagaaaattttagaaagaaaaCCCGATATTTGAAACAGTTTTTCACAAATAGTGGCGATTAAAACTacttcgttttaaaaaacatgtgTTTATCTCAGGgaacaaaaccaaaatttaacaATAAGGctaactatttaaaaaaatatgccTTTTTTTCATGACATGTTACCTAAAATAAGTAGCTGGTTATAGCTACCAGGGTTGTTAACGACACTTTAAAAAGTTATCGCAAATTTCTCTAGTGATAtccagaaatttttttattggcgaTGCCTATTCCGATACATTTTTTGGCCAATATCGGTATCGCCGATACCAATACTTTTACCgataggggagggtggggctagttggtacaattttttttatttcttctctggtttctttaatttttcatattttgacactcaaaaaattgtaaaagaaagctcagataaccagctttctcgtgctatttttttatttgatctacgttgaagaattcatatcgaaatcaacgttcaaaaagctaaaaaaaatttgcctacatgccccactaacggggtaagttggcagtggtagtggggtaagttggccccatgtatttcaaatacggatttcagtgaaatgttgatgttgtaaacaaactagaataacattacaataaacaaaaatcctatagttattttagagtgggaaactcagaaataagttctgataacttacataaagattaatagccttaaatgcaaaaaattaaaaaaatatacataattcaggcaaacatttcacaggtgaacatcttataaagtgaaacacttaaaatttgccaaattttggcctctaatgcataccactgttcaccataagtcatatctagcaaaaatttgacttacaattccctgacattttgacaggccatgtactctATACATCTATACGCATGTACACTCGCGTGTACACTctatatgcatgtataatgcctatgccgacatgccccatgttgcaatgtatcaacttgccccatcccggggtttattcaaataaaaatttttattactcctttataattgattaaaacaaatccattgttacagttcgatagaggacacaattttttataaaactaatattttttaaaaattatatgcataccaagaaaagatcaaattgatgaataccaagcacgcaactattgtggatttgacgcaaaaaatttcgttattttctatttcctaaactatttgggataaatttataaaactttgcacaaatgtgcgcacgataaacatctttgactatgaattatttcaataaaacctctttcacacaattcgtctaaattaagaattgcaaacttgccctcctgccaactagccccactctcccctacataagaaataatcaaattttttaatttcattgcaATTTAACAGCAGCACTTGATGGCAACCGTTGTTAAGCTAAACAAACAGACTTCGTAAATAGAGAAACGGATCCAAAGATCGCATATCATTACACGACTTGCTTTGAAAGATTCTACCGATCTCATCATCAGACGGGgaaatttttttggggggttttgaAACAGGTTttagggatgaaaaaaaatcttttgggCTAATCGGTATATAATAGGGTATCTATAGGGCTAACGTAGTCCCCTACATCAGCTTGAAccattacttctatattttcTTAGTTCAGCCATCATTGCGGTTTTTACGccatcaatttcttcttctgacGAAAAACCATCTGACAcccaattaaatttaaatctaGGGTGAACTGTGGAAGCGAAACGCAGTTAATCACAGAGAAATAAGTTTCTAAATCTCTATTCAACGCCATCGAGTAAAGCCGCAGCCAAAGGTTCACAGAATTTTAGGTTTCTAGAATTTATAAGGTAACAAATGTGTCTCTTAATCACGAAAATGGAAAGTAACATATAAACAGCTGTAACTTGATAACCTGTTTCCCCTTGGAAAATTTCTAAAGAAGTGGCAATTGACTTGTTAACGACCGAAGTCATAGggtttattgtaattttaatttacGTTTTGTCTTTATGTGTCTGTGTctgtgggtgtgtgtgtgtgtcgatCGTGCCATTGCCGAGGGGCAGAaaagtctgaacttgtctgaccttggctgAACTAATATCTCTTAGTTTTTCTAATAGGTTACCCTCCCCCACATCggggtgggggaaaggtaacaattcagaggatagcctttccccgacttttttctcaaattctccgttttccaaattttgctcgcagcaaaaaatactgaaatcatggcaaccgtctcgcttttgcagtcaaaacaaacaaaaaaaattacatgctttttttctttgtattttgcaattaaaaactatgccatctagcgctcattaggaatttttattttttgggctaccggggggctgcttcttttttgtggaggatactgttgTTGTAAACTAACCGTAAGATAACGATCGTTCGAAAGGCGATGCGAAACAACGATCAAAACCGAACGGGCAGGGCGCAAGAGCTTGTATTAAACTTTAAGACGCaggcgaaaaataaaaataaatgaggtGACAAAAAATGGCAACGAGACGCTACCGTTGCAAAAACGTGACTGAATCGTTAATACACGTCATCCGATCACttacgcaaaaacaaaagaataaagatgCGCGAATTAGATAAACAATAGATGAAAAAGGGGGGGCAATTAAAGGCGCGCGCGAAGCACGGTCGAGTTTccatggcaactcggtaaCACAGCCAGCCCTGCTGCGGTAAACATTAAGCACCACTAAAGGCTTCCAAGCGACATAATCGCACAACTGGGCGGGTGTAGGTCTTACCGGACTTCGTAATGATTTCGGCCGCGCGTACTACACCATCAGAGCCAGGTAAAACTCTGGCAACACGACAAATTGGCCGGTGTCCGCGCGGCGACTTTGGATCCACCATAAACACCATGTCGTTCACCTCCAAGTTGTCTTGCGATCGGGTCCATTTGTTGCGGGTCGTGAGGGTCGGCAGGTATTCCCGTAATCACCGGCTCCACACCTGATCCACGATCTGCTGTGCAAGAAACCATCTTCGgcgaaaacatttgatttccgGGTCGATGACGTCAGCGGGCAAGTGGGGATTGGGGCGCCTTTACAAAAAATGATTCGGGGTTAACGGCTCGAATTCTTGCGGGTCCGCACCTAAGTCCGTCAACGGTCGATTGTTGAGCAGGCCCTCAACTTCGATGACGACCGTTGCAAAGGTTTCCTCCTTCACCGTCTGCTGACCAAGGAAAGCGCGCAGGGCCTCCTTGCACGAGCAAACCAGACGCTCCCAAACACCTCCGAAATGCGGGGCAGCAGACGGGGAGAAGTGCCAACGAATTTCTTTCTGAGCAAGTTGGTCAGCGATTTTCACGTCGTTAAGGCGGGTAACCGCCTCACGCAGCTCACGCTCTCCTGCTGTCAGATTGGTACCGTTGTCACTAAAAACATCGTTCGGGGCACCCCGACGACTGAGGAAACGGGTAAAATCCATTAAAAAGGAATCCACATCCATACACGGGGTAATTTCGAGGTGGATAGCACGGGTGGAGAGGCAGGTAAAAAGTGCTATCCAACGATTTTCTGTTCGCCGGCCAATTGAAATAGGGAAGGGACCGAGGTAGTCCACTCTAATACGGGTAAATGGAGGGCTGAACGGTTGGACCCGCTCCGCTGGAAGTGGGGCCATCATCGGCTGAAACGGCTTGGCTCTCATGCGGGAACAGTACAGGCAAGTCGTGATGACCGACTTTGTCGCTTCGCGTCCTTTCAAAACCCAGTAGCGAGCACGAACTTCCGCAAGAGTGCGATCAGCTCGTCCATGAGCCACGGAAATATGCGCCCAGCGTATGAACAATCGGGTGAGCGGATGCTTGGGTTCCAGAACGGCAGGATGACGGGCTTCAGCACTGATGGGGGCATTTTCGAGGCGGCCACCAACACGAATGATTCCGGCGTCATCTAGATAAACGGCCAGTTTCAGCAACCGAGACTCAGGGCGAACGGACTTCGCCTTCCGCAAACTGCTTAAATCGTCAGGGAAGGAGTCGCGCTGCGAAACACGAATTAAAAGGAGACGGGCTGACTTCAGCTCGTCCGCACTCTGCTGCCGGCCCGTTTTCAACTGCTCACTTTGTCCGGTCGCTGCTTCTTCATGATTGCCATCCAGAATAGACCTTTCTCTGACACGTCTCCGATGAACGAGGATCTGGATGTTGCGAACGAATCTTTCAATCCAAGCGGCGACGCGAATTAGGCGATGTAGATTATCAGCTCGTGCCACAACGTCATCTACTGGCCCGCTAGGATTGGCGATTAGGAAACAGCCAATAGACTCGTCTTCGTGGTCGATCAATTCAGTCACTGGAATCTGGGCCGGCCATTGCTCGGGCGGCAAAACTAGAAACTCAGGTCCACGGTACCAGCGATGATTTGGATCGAGCTCAAATGGACAGAGAACACGACTGCATCTGTCTGCTGGGTTAAGTACACCAGGAACATGTCTCCATTGCGGAGGGGTCGTTGAATCCAGGATCTCAGCTATTCTGTTTGCGGCGAACACGTTGTAACGACGATGGCTGGCGTGGATCCACCGAACAACAGTTCGCATCAACCCAGAAAAACACATTCGATGTGGGCAGAGTCAGCTCCTTCAACAGATAGTTTGCTAACCTGACTGCTAGCAAAGCACCTTGAAGCTCCATCTTCGGAATCGAAAGCTGATGGATAGGAGCAACTCTCACTTTTGCCATTACGAAAGAGACTTCGACCTCACCAGAGGTTTCAGCTCAAAGATAAATTACAACACCGAAACCATCTTTCGATGCGTCCAAAAAAGCGTGCAACTGAAAAGAACGATACGCCGACAGGGGATTAGTCAAAAAACTTCTCGGAATGTTCAGCAGTTTGAGCATCGACAGATGTTCCACAAAGCGCCCCCAACGATTCAGAATATCGGCGGGCAGAATCTCATCCCAGCCACCTTTGAGTCGCCAGATGTCCTGAAGGATGATTTTCGCCACCAAAACGACGGTTGCTAGGAGACCAAGGGGATCATAGAGGCTCGAAATTGCAGAAAGAATCGGGCGTTTTGAAAAGGCCTCTTCTGTCTTcttaaaacgaaaaacgaactCGTCTCGCTCACAACTCCACAGATACCCCAACGTGCGCTCGGTGGGCTCGCGccacaaaaaacgaaacatcGTGCAATCTGACTCACGAACCAGCActtgataaaacattttcGCAATATCGGCAGTAACGCCAATTCTCCTGTCACGGAACCGAAGCAGCACGGCCAATAACTGCGTGGTGAGATCCGGACCTTTCAGCAGGATGTCGTTGATCGCGGTTCCTTTAAACCGGGCAGCAGCGTCGTAAACGAGATGAATCTTGCTGGGCTTCGTTGGATGTCGAACCGGATGATAAGGTTGGAACCACACCTTGGAACCGGGAGCTGTAGAAGTGACTTTCACTGCCTGGCCGCTGCAAAACACCTCCTTCATCTGCGCCGTAACTGCTTGGCGAAGGTCGTTGTCTGAAAGAAGTCTTCTCTCCAGTGCGAAGAACTTGCGACGTGCAAACTCTTTGTTGTCCGGACACTTCGGGCAATGCGGGCGAACAGGCAAGCCTACTTCATAACGCGTTCCAGTGTGCCGAATGGTCGACTCGAGTTGGTCCATTGCGGCACGGTCTGACGACGACATAAATGTACTGGGGGCCTCACGAACTGGGAGAGATTGGGTTTTCCAAAACCTTTCGACGCACTCTTCCAGCTGCTCGATCGTTCCCAGCTTAACGAAATTTATGCTTGGATTTTTCCACTGCCGGAAATGGATAGGTCCTTCCAACAACGCACCAGCCAAATGGGGTGAGCACAGCATTAGGGCCCCGAACTCCAGTTGGAGGGCGACGAACCTCGATGTTTAGATGGGCGTCTTGAACGTCCATCCCGATCAAAATCTGGACTTCACCAGCGTCTCGAGCAGGAAAGTTGAGGTCACGAAGATAATCGAACGAAGCGAGAACATCTTTTATCTTGCGTTGCCCAACATTTAGACGAGGCACAACAAAGGCGTCGGAAACATTGTAGCTTTGGTCTCCCTCTAGCGACGAAACGAAGAAGCCCACAAGACGAGTCTCGACGACCGGATCTTTCCCATGGAAGGTTCCAAAACGAATTTTGCGTGGCCGGCCCGTAGGACCAAGCGCATTAGCCGCGTCTTCCCGCAAAAGGGTAGCTTGGCTCCCGGTGTCGAGCAGGGCGAAAACGTCAAGAGTCCGGCATCCCGCAGGAAGTCGGACGGGAACCACGGCCAAGAGAACATCAGATGTCAGGCGGGAAGCAATGGCGAGTGTTTGAGGTCCTTGAAAACATTCTTGGCCTCCGACGGATGACGGGAACTGACGAGGTGTGCTTTTTTCAGGAAAAACTCTCTCCGCACCATGCAACAGCGAATGATGACCTGCACGGCATCCGGGGGATTCACAAGTGGGTTTTGAAAGACAATCCGCACTGCGGTGCTTTCCTCCAAGACGTTGAAACATACGCCTTTCTCCTTCGCAACCAGCGCTCGTTCACTCGGTGACTTCTTCTGTAATTCGGGGCCAAAAACAAGTCGATGAGCGCCGCCGCAGCCTGTACACTCGACATCTACGTCTTTCGCTACTTGGGTGACTAAGAAGGTAGGGGGTGGCCGAACGGGTGGTGGTTTCAGAATTGCAGGTCTGCTTGAAGGGTGCTTTTCTACGGCTGGCTTGGGAAACGTAACACGCTTTTCACGAAGATCAATCTTAGGCGCCAACTCGAATGCCGAACGAGCCATCCGCTCCTCTTCTACGACCTCTTCCATGAACCGATCTATGTCACTAAAGTCGACACCTTTCGGTAAACGCTTACGTGCGTAACGGGCCCAGCGATGGCGAAAGACAGGTGGCAGCTTCTGTACTGCCTGATCAAGATTAGCAGCACTCTTAACATCGTGCTTCAATCCCCCTTGTTCCAACACCACAACAGCTCCATGCAGCTGATCAGAAAAACTTTCAAGCGCCTGGCGATCACCCGGATTGACGAAGGGAAGACTAAGAAGATCGTGTATTTGACAGCGAGCGATCTGCTCGCTCGAACCGTAGTGCTTCTTAAGATAGGCAAGAACTGCAGTGTACCCACGAGGAGCCTTTAACAATGGGGAGATGCGGCGAAAAACGCTAAGGCCAACCCACTCGGTAAGAATGGCCAAACGCTGGGCATCGTTCGGAATGACGTCGTGGACTAGCTCGAAATCTTGAGGCAAAGAGAAGCCAATCTCGAGGGTCGCCATCAAACGGTGTCCTACACGTGAACGGGGCCGAAACTCCAAACATCCAAGGCATGGGCGCTGCAGCGGGTAAGGCCGTCGGTTTCTGTCCCAGATCGTCGATCCAGCTATCTACGCTCTTGTCAGACAGCCCGGTGGGAAGCAGCATTTTGTCGCAAGGCTTACTCTTCGGCAACGGAGTATGAATATCGTCATCTGGTTCACGGAAAGAGCTCAAGGAGGTCAGCGAAGGCGAACGAACAGACCTCTTTGACAACTTCTCGTTCATACGAAGACATGCGATTTCTTCCTCGATTTTCCGTTCTTTTCGTTTGGCCCCGATATGAATCTTTTCCTCATGTAACTTACGGGCTAGCTCGTTCAGAAGGTCATTTTCATTCTGTTCTTCTCCTCGCCGCTTGCGGGCCAGTTCAAGGTCGAGTTCGGCAGCAAGGCGTTCTCTAGTCAGAGACGAAAGGGAAGAGCTCCGCGAACGATGAGAAGACGAAATGCTGGCGGCAACCGAAGCTGGCCAAAGAAGACGGGCGGCTACCCTCGGCCTGATGACGACTGCCACTAACGGGATCGACAACCCCTTCGGTGCGAGAGACATCTTCCTCACGGGAATGGTGGGATGTACTGGTAGGCACTCCCCGCCAGGCAGATTCGGGTTGACGGGTCGACTCAACCACACCGGGGCGAGATGTGCTGACGGGCACATCCAGCGGGGCGAACTAGGGTTGATGGGTTGACTCGACCGAACCGGGGCGAACTTGAGCTCTCGTGCGGGTCGTTGCTCTAGGCGCTGGTTGTTCGGTATCATGGCCGGGGCGACGGGCTGTGGCAAATTCTTCATGAGCCGTATTATAATCATGACGCAAATTCTCCAACCAAGTGTCGTCGGTGACACCCAATTTTGCACAATAACGATGATGGTAATAAATACATTGCTCATAATGATCGTTGGCCTTCGTGATGAGATCGTTTGAGTAGATTGAAGGACCTGTCTCGTGAATCACCATCTTGACTTTATTCACGTTGCGGGTGAAATTTCTTCGATGATGGGAACGTTTGCTGATCAAGGTTGCAGGAACGAGACCACTTGTCGAATCCGAGGCGAACGAACGAGTCGGCGAAAGGCCTCGAATAACAGCATCAGGAGCGGCAACGATCAAATCAGCATCACGAAGCTCATCTTGAGTAGCCATGATGAATTCAAGAGAGTGGATACGATGATCggaatgaagaaagaaaggcTTGGAGAACCACTTAAACACTGACACGTAAAGAAAGCTTTTGCTCAAAATCCGGGAACTCTGACCGTTACCCCTCCTGGGCTGGCGGTTGATTCAGCGTTGGGATGTAAAGAGACAAAGGCACAAAAGAAATACCAAGTGACGAAAATGAACGACGAAAACCCAATGACGAGAACGAATGGCGAAAATAAAGGGCGAAAAACGAATGGCGAGAATGAATGTCGAAAAACGAATTACCAGGGTCGAATgctcccgggtttcggcaccaaaaatgttgtaaacTAACCGTAAGATAACGATCGTTCGAAAGGCGATGCAAAACAACGATCAAAACCGAACGGGCAGGGTGCAAGAGCTTGTATTAAACTTTAAGACGCaggcgaaaaataaaaataaatgaggtgacaaaaaatggcgacgaGACGCAACCGTTGCAAAAACGTGACTGACTCGTTAATACACGTCATCCGATCACttacgcaaaaacaaaacaataaagatGCGCGAATTAGATAAACAATAgatgaaaaagggggggtaaTTAAAGGCGCGCGCGAAGCCcggccgagttgccatggcaactcggtaaCAACTGTATATAATTCATAAAAGTAGTCTACATACAAAAAGGAACGAAAAAGGCAGGACGAAAATGACAGACATGAAATTCTTCAGTTTTAAGAGATTCTGAGCAATTTGAAAATTatcttgtctttttttaattaggAAAGACTTGACTTTGTTAAAGAATAATACAGTTCGATGAATcttaaaaatcaagaaaagtTTT
This Daphnia magna isolate NIES unplaced genomic scaffold, ASM2063170v1.1 Dm_contigs021, whole genome shotgun sequence DNA region includes the following protein-coding sequences:
- the LOC123477435 gene encoding uncharacterized protein LOC123477435 → MRTVVRWIHASHRRYNVFAANRIAEILDSTTPPQWRHVPGVLNPADRCSRVLCPFELDPNHRWYRGPEFLVLPPEQWPAQIPVTELIDHEDESIGCFLIANPSGPVDDVVARADNLHRLIRVAAWIERFVRNIQILVHRRRVRERSILDGNHEEAATGQSEQLKTGRQQSADELKSARLLLIRVSQRDSFPDDLSSLRKAKSVRPESRLLKLAVYLDDAGIIRVGGRLENAPISAEARHPAVLEPKHPLTRLFIRWAHISVAHGRADRTLAEVRARYWVLKGREATKSVITTCLYCSRMRAKPFQPMMAPLPAERVQPFSPPFTRIRVDYLGPFPISIGRRTENRWIALFTCLSTRAIHLEITPCMDVDSFLMDFTRFLSRRGAPNDVFSDNGTNLTAGERELREAVTRLNDVKIADQLAQKEIRWHFSPSAAPHFGGVWERLVCSCKEALRAFLGQQTVKEETFATVVIEVEGLLNNRPLTDLGADPQEFEPLTPNHFL